The following proteins come from a genomic window of Pseudochaenichthys georgianus chromosome 17, fPseGeo1.2, whole genome shotgun sequence:
- the LOC117461800 gene encoding mitochondrial ubiquitin ligase activator of nfkb 1-A-like, with amino-acid sequence MGDLPVSPLVLIGVGSSFAFSGLFYHLYKGKKEELKKLKEIPIFKPDQHLVKVLKASPHRRLQYVAVEGLVQADGESLASQFVPRCYGVIQKIAVEEQWKFWNSLTKTWNSRTINRKETSNSVPFSLVSPGAFINDLYVKVQNPLEASGCYLDRVYFKRSRAEKGLADMVMNGILGEEPVAMEVSEELLRVGSTLTGYGEVVLEGGQVMRLQAPQDGRKFILVPTDHRSFMDGHEKSASMWKMLSAVTGITGAAILTKVICGLVGNQDGKSKKA; translated from the exons ATGGGAGACCTTCCTGTCAGTCCGCTGGTTCTGATTGGTGTGGGCTCCAGCTTCGCCTTCTCTGGCCTTTTCTATCATCTGTACAAAGGGAAGAAAGAAGAGTTGAAGAAGCTAAAG GAAATACCCATATTCAAGCCAGATCAGCATTTGGTGAAAGTACTGAAAGCGTCTCCTCACAGGCGGCTTCAGTATGTTGCTGTAGAAG GTCTGGTGCAGGCGGATGGGGAGTCTCTGGCAAGTCAGTTTGTCCCTCGGTGTTACGGTGTGATTCAGAAGATCGCAGTGGAGGAGCAGTGGAAATTCTGGAACTCCCTCACCAAGACATG GAATTCGCGAACAATAAACAGAAAAGAAACCAGCAACTCTGTGCCGTTCAGTCTGGTCAGCCCTGGGGCCTTCATCAATGACTTGTACGTGAAGGTTCAGAACCCTCTGGAGGCCTCCGGGTGCTACCTGGACAGGGTGTACTTTAAAAGGAGTCGGGCCGAGAAGGGCTTGGCAGACATGGTGATGAATGGCATCCTCGGGGAGGAGCCAGTGGCCATGGAGGTCAGCGAGGAGCTGCTGCGGGTGGGAAGCACCCTGACTGGGTATGGGGAGGTGGTGCTGGAGGGAGGGCAGGTGATGAGGCTGCAGGCCCCGCAGGACGGCCGCAAGTTCATCCTGGTGCCCACCGACCACCGGAGCTTCATGGACGGGCACGAGAAGTCCGCCAGTATGTGGAAGATGCTGTCGGCTGTTACTGGCATCACAGGGGCCGCTATTCTAACCAAGGTCATCTGTGGGTTAGTGGGGAACCAGGATGGAAAATCCAAGAAGGCCTGA
- the LOC117461802 gene encoding translation initiation factor eIF2B subunit epsilon, translated as MQIITRVVLEYPFQQQGPEITTSQYVALLLPLLDKWAPVFKNYVKRAQDHLDCLSAFEEHFLEQESHWAAMFKVLMNMYQLEILEEDMIMRWFSQGDVTDQSKQLRKNQGLQKFIQWLKEAEEEGE; from the exons ATGCAGATTATAACCAGGGTGGTGCTGGAGTATCCCTTCCAGCAGCAGGGCCCAGAGATCACCACATCGCAATACGTGGCTCTGCTCCTCCCG TTGCTGGATAAATGGGCGCCGGTGTTTAAGAACTATGTGAAGAGAGCCCAGGACCACCTGGACTGTCTGTCTGCTTTCGAGGAGCACTTCCTGGAGCAGGAGAGTCACTGGGCTGCGATGTTCAAG GTCctgatgaacatgtaccagCTGGAGATCCTGGAGGAGGACATGATAATGCGCTGGTTCTCCCAGGGAGACGTCACCGACCAGAGCAAGCAGCTGCGCAAGAACCAGGG GCTTCAGAAGTTCATCCAGTGGTTGAAGGAGGCAGAGGAGGAAGGGGAATAA